A genome region from Pseudanabaena sp. Chao 1811 includes the following:
- a CDS encoding ABC transporter permease: protein MTQTSLPPLSTQETQIQQFATPESPQPTVWSADFRQEVSALTKRLFIQLRRRPTTLIAGVLQPLMWLLLFGALFSGLPKGLVGDGQTYVQFLAAGIIVFTAFSSALNSGLPMLFDREFGFLNRILVAPLVSRFSIIVASAIFIIALSMVQTLAIVSVSGLMGAGLPSLSGLGVMSLILILLIIDFTMLSLGLAFAMPGHQEMLAFIFLVNLPLMFSSTALAPLAFMPTWLQWIASLNPLSWAIEPIRYVYSHSTWAWNSVVFTAPWGNMTIANAAIALLSFGLCVGVLIRGTLRRGVA from the coding sequence ATGACTCAAACCTCCCTTCCACCTTTATCAACCCAAGAAACACAAATCCAGCAATTCGCTACGCCCGAAAGCCCTCAACCCACTGTATGGTCGGCAGATTTTCGGCAAGAAGTATCAGCCTTAACCAAGCGTCTATTTATCCAATTGCGTCGTCGTCCGACAACACTAATTGCAGGGGTATTACAACCTTTAATGTGGTTGCTGCTGTTTGGAGCATTGTTTAGTGGTTTGCCTAAAGGTTTAGTGGGTGATGGTCAGACCTATGTACAGTTTTTAGCGGCGGGAATAATTGTTTTTACAGCCTTTAGTAGCGCTCTGAATTCGGGATTGCCAATGTTATTCGATCGCGAATTTGGCTTTTTAAATCGCATCTTAGTTGCACCACTCGTATCGCGATTTTCGATTATTGTCGCCTCAGCAATTTTTATTATCGCTTTGAGTATGGTGCAAACCCTAGCGATCGTCTCAGTGAGTGGTTTGATGGGGGCGGGGCTGCCCAGTCTAAGCGGTTTAGGCGTTATGTCCTTGATTTTGATTTTGCTAATTATTGACTTTACGATGTTGAGTCTAGGTCTCGCTTTTGCGATGCCGGGTCATCAAGAGATGCTTGCCTTTATTTTCTTAGTTAATTTGCCCTTGATGTTTTCAAGCACAGCCCTTGCTCCCCTTGCATTTATGCCCACTTGGTTGCAATGGATCGCTAGTCTCAATCCTTTATCTTGGGCAATTGAGCCAATTCGCTATGTCTATAGCCACAGTACATGGGCATGGAATAGCGTTGTCTTTACAGCCCCTTGGGGAAATATGACGATCGCTAATGCGGCGATCGCCCTATTGAGCTTTGGTTTATGCGTAGGGGTATTAATTCGTGGAACTTTGCGCCGAGGCGTAGCATGA
- a CDS encoding GDSL-type esterase/lipase family protein has product MTALNLLQAPNTPSRAQQPLRITAFGDSIIYGYGDPVNGGWVEQLRRQWMGTAAGHVLYNLGVRGDTAAHVNQRLEREFLLRGELRNKLPDLMILSVGVNDSARVAKREGRSITDYDRFTLEMVNLLDKAQSLCPVIFVGMVPVDESKMPFLDCLHFNHEDQFRYKEFTKSACQMRDIPYLDIFDLWQERGQTWMGDRICQDGLHPNTNGYLALLEDIRNWQPLMQLEQLGSVA; this is encoded by the coding sequence ATGACAGCCTTAAACCTTTTGCAAGCTCCGAATACTCCTTCTCGCGCTCAGCAACCTCTGAGGATTACAGCTTTTGGCGATAGCATTATCTATGGCTATGGCGATCCTGTTAATGGTGGCTGGGTAGAGCAACTGCGGCGGCAATGGATGGGGACAGCCGCAGGTCATGTTCTCTACAACTTAGGAGTCAGAGGTGATACGGCTGCCCATGTCAATCAACGCTTAGAGCGCGAATTTTTACTGCGGGGTGAACTTCGCAATAAGCTTCCTGATTTGATGATTTTGTCTGTTGGGGTGAATGATTCCGCAAGAGTTGCCAAGCGCGAAGGCAGAAGCATTACCGATTACGATCGCTTTACTTTAGAGATGGTTAACTTGCTCGACAAAGCACAGAGTCTCTGTCCCGTGATCTTTGTGGGCATGGTTCCCGTTGACGAATCAAAAATGCCTTTTCTCGATTGCTTACATTTCAATCACGAAGATCAATTCCGCTATAAGGAATTCACAAAATCCGCTTGTCAAATGCGAGATATTCCCTACTTAGATATCTTCGATCTATGGCAAGAACGGGGACAAACTTGGATGGGCGATCGCATCTGTCAGGATGGTTTACACCCAAATACTAATGGTTATCTGGCGTTGTTGGAGGATATTCGTAACTGGCAGCCATTAATGCAGTTGGAACAACTGGGATCTGTAGCCTAA
- a CDS encoding toxin-antitoxin system TumE family protein, which produces MIEDYFVQLEEIIKEFPNIRFVSITKKIYNISQGYISGSIIFENNYRLDFVEVKNIEVLNKIKYRYHYMNDEQVMIFRYDNAPHHANIPTFPHHKHDGDNIRESAELSLDQVLLEISRHQRQL; this is translated from the coding sequence ATGATTGAAGATTATTTTGTGCAGCTTGAAGAGATTATCAAAGAGTTTCCCAATATACGCTTTGTCTCAATAACCAAAAAAATTTACAACATTTCGCAGGGGTATATTAGTGGTTCAATTATTTTTGAGAATAATTATCGCTTAGACTTTGTGGAAGTCAAGAATATTGAAGTTCTGAATAAAATAAAATATCGATATCATTACATGAATGATGAGCAGGTAATGATTTTTCGCTATGATAATGCTCCTCATCATGCAAATATTCCTACTTTTCCACATCACAAGCATGATGGAGATAATATTAGAGAAAGTGCTGAACTAAGTTTAGATCAAGTGCTTTTAGAAATATCTCGTCATCAGAGACAGCTATGA
- a CDS encoding Uma2 family endonuclease: MIAARDNFPQLTPQEYFAWEEKQLHKHEYIEGEIYAMSGGSVNHGRIAIRFTSLFESHLEGSSCIVGNSDIKVKIAKSEKYTYPDVSVTCDDRDKTTTQYITYPSLIVEVLSPNTESYDRGGKFRLYRNNPVLIDYLLVSSTSIEIDLYHKKDNGEWIIINYQEGDMIELKSINLIFAIAQIYRGLTLTPEDDLAQA; this comes from the coding sequence ATGATTGCAGCTAGAGACAACTTCCCTCAACTCACTCCTCAAGAATACTTTGCTTGGGAAGAAAAGCAACTACATAAGCATGAGTATATCGAAGGTGAAATCTATGCTATGAGTGGCGGTAGTGTTAATCATGGACGTATTGCTATTAGATTTACTAGCTTATTTGAGTCTCATCTAGAAGGGAGTAGCTGTATTGTCGGTAACTCTGATATCAAGGTGAAAATAGCTAAATCCGAAAAATATACTTATCCTGATGTCAGCGTCACCTGTGATGATCGCGACAAAACTACCACTCAATACATTACCTATCCATCTCTAATCGTTGAAGTTTTATCACCCAATACTGAATCCTATGATCGCGGTGGGAAGTTCAGACTATATCGTAACAATCCTGTATTAATAGATTATTTACTGGTTAGTTCCACCAGCATCGAAATAGACCTCTATCACAAAAAAGATAATGGGGAATGGATAATTATTAACTATCAAGAAGGTGACATGATCGAGCTAAAGAGCATTAATCTCATCTTTGCGATCGCCCAAATTTACCGAGGACTCACCCTGACTCCAGAAGATGATTTAGCGCAGGCTTAG
- the pcrA gene encoding DNA helicase PcrA codes for MSSNFLHHLNPAQQKAASHLHGPMLVVAGAGSGKTRTLTYRIANLMLNHGVAPEQILAVTFTNKAGKEMNERIQSLLVQEIAQRELGKALSEINEWEQEKLRKKVYKRYINSFAEDGLWMGTFHSMCCRILRLDIDKYKDSNGRSWAKNFSIFDDSDAQSLVKDIVVNQLNLDEKKFEPKSVRFAIGNAKNKGWTPEEYEKQSDDSPYRKRAIAQVYNLYQNQLATNNALDFDDLIFLPVRLFQQNSEVLKYWHNRFTHILVDEYQDTNRTQYDLIRLLSTNDDQPTWENRSIFVVGDADQSIYSFRSADFTILMEFQEAFGDRLPDAHTKTMIKLEENYRSVANILEIANQLIDNNSQRIDKVLKATRPDGDLIELYRADDEVDEAQFVIEQIRRVKSKTPSANLGHFAILYRTNAQSRPFEEMLVRWNIPYKVVGGLRFYDRKEIKDILSYLRLLSNPSDTLGLMRIINVPKRSIGKATLDKLQQAAQELSVPIWEIISDETTVKTLAGRSARGVLSFVELMQKWQAKVPVTPAADIIQGILQESGYVDELKAQSNDEANDRLANLQELYNAAVQFAEENEDASLDAFLANAALASSLDDSSENAEKVTLMTLHAAKGLEFPVVFLVGLEQGLFPSFRSINDPMALEEERRLMYVGITRAQEKLFLSHAQARRLYGNREYAIPSQFLAELPKEYLTGHGIDKFISKASQRAEATSVKGSLRSVPPAKVNAVKPKPSVNWQVGDRVMHDKFGEGQVANLLGTGDKMYLAVSFAGQGKKIIDPKIAPIQKI; via the coding sequence ATGAGTTCCAATTTTTTGCATCATCTCAACCCTGCTCAACAAAAAGCAGCCAGCCATCTTCACGGGCCAATGCTAGTAGTTGCAGGTGCGGGGTCAGGGAAAACAAGAACATTGACCTATCGTATTGCCAACTTAATGCTCAATCATGGTGTTGCACCTGAGCAAATCCTTGCAGTGACCTTTACCAATAAAGCGGGCAAAGAAATGAATGAACGCATTCAATCTTTGTTAGTCCAAGAAATTGCTCAAAGAGAATTAGGGAAGGCTCTCAGCGAAATTAATGAATGGGAACAGGAGAAACTACGGAAGAAAGTTTATAAGCGCTATATCAATAGTTTTGCTGAAGATGGTCTCTGGATGGGGACTTTCCATAGTATGTGCTGTCGAATTTTACGGCTAGATATTGATAAATACAAAGATAGTAATGGTAGAAGTTGGGCAAAGAATTTCTCGATTTTTGATGATTCGGACGCGCAATCTTTAGTCAAAGATATTGTGGTGAATCAACTAAATCTCGATGAAAAGAAATTTGAGCCAAAGTCGGTACGCTTTGCGATCGGTAATGCTAAAAACAAAGGCTGGACTCCTGAAGAATACGAGAAACAAAGCGATGATTCTCCCTATCGCAAACGGGCGATCGCGCAAGTTTACAATCTCTATCAAAATCAGCTCGCCACCAATAATGCCCTCGATTTTGATGATTTAATCTTTTTGCCAGTGCGACTGTTTCAGCAAAATTCTGAAGTTCTTAAATATTGGCACAATCGCTTTACACATATTCTCGTTGATGAATACCAAGATACCAATCGCACCCAATACGATTTAATTCGCTTACTATCCACCAATGACGATCAACCCACTTGGGAGAATCGTTCCATTTTTGTCGTTGGTGACGCGGATCAATCGATTTATAGCTTCCGTTCAGCCGACTTCACAATCTTGATGGAATTTCAAGAGGCTTTTGGCGATCGCTTGCCCGATGCCCATACTAAAACGATGATCAAGCTCGAAGAGAACTATCGTTCTGTGGCGAATATTCTCGAAATTGCCAATCAACTGATTGACAACAATTCCCAACGCATTGATAAGGTTCTCAAAGCAACCCGTCCCGATGGCGACCTGATCGAGCTATATCGCGCCGATGATGAAGTGGATGAAGCCCAATTTGTAATTGAACAAATTCGTCGGGTTAAGTCCAAAACTCCAAGCGCCAATCTCGGACATTTCGCCATCCTCTACCGTACTAACGCCCAATCTCGCCCCTTTGAGGAAATGCTAGTGCGTTGGAACATCCCCTACAAAGTCGTAGGTGGCTTACGATTTTACGATCGCAAAGAAATTAAAGATATTCTCTCCTATTTGCGCTTGCTATCGAATCCCTCCGATACCCTTGGCTTGATGCGAATCATTAATGTTCCTAAACGCAGCATCGGCAAGGCAACCCTCGATAAGCTGCAACAGGCTGCCCAAGAACTCAGCGTCCCCATTTGGGAAATCATCAGCGATGAAACTACAGTTAAAACCCTCGCAGGGCGATCGGCGCGTGGCGTTCTCTCCTTTGTGGAACTGATGCAGAAATGGCAAGCGAAAGTACCCGTCACTCCTGCGGCGGATATCATTCAAGGGATTCTCCAAGAATCTGGCTATGTCGATGAACTGAAGGCTCAAAGCAATGATGAGGCAAACGATCGCCTTGCGAACTTACAGGAACTTTATAATGCAGCAGTGCAATTTGCTGAAGAAAATGAAGATGCTTCCCTTGATGCCTTTTTAGCCAATGCAGCCCTAGCCTCTAGCCTCGATGACAGTAGCGAGAATGCGGAGAAAGTGACGCTGATGACGCTCCATGCCGCTAAGGGTTTAGAATTTCCTGTGGTATTTCTCGTTGGTTTAGAGCAAGGACTATTTCCTAGCTTCCGTTCCATTAATGATCCAATGGCATTAGAAGAAGAGCGTCGCCTCATGTATGTGGGCATCACTCGCGCCCAAGAGAAACTCTTCCTGAGCCATGCTCAAGCCCGTCGTCTCTATGGCAATCGTGAATATGCCATCCCTTCTCAATTCCTAGCCGAACTTCCCAAAGAATATCTCACGGGACATGGCATCGATAAATTTATCAGTAAGGCAAGTCAACGCGCTGAAGCTACCAGCGTCAAAGGTTCCCTCAGATCCGTACCTCCTGCCAAGGTTAATGCTGTCAAACCCAAGCCTAGTGTTAATTGGCAAGTAGGCGATCGCGTGATGCATGATAAATTTGGCGAAGGTCAAGTCGCGAATTTGCTAGGTACTGGTGACAAGATGTATTTAGCAGTTTCCTTCGCAGGTCAAGGCAAAAAAATCATCGATCCTAAAATTGCACCAATTCAGAAAATTTAG